The Streptomyces achromogenes genome window below encodes:
- a CDS encoding uridine kinase produces the protein MTRASKPTRGVVDGPGDASHWCPVTPPPPIPTRVVLLCGPSGSGKSLLAARSGLPVLRLDDFYKEGDDPTLPSVAGSSDIDWDHPDSWDAAAAVAAIVDLCGTGRTHVPVYDLSLSARTGEEAVEIGRTPLFIAEGIFAAEIVVRCRELGVLADALCLSRGPVKTFRRRFLRDLREGRKSVPFLLRRGWRLMRAERSIVARQTGLGAYACDRDEAMGRLAAAAAGRRAAGTRTAV, from the coding sequence GTGACGCGCGCATCAAAGCCGACCCGCGGGGTCGTTGACGGACCGGGTGATGCCTCACACTGGTGTCCTGTGACGCCCCCTCCGCCCATACCGACGCGAGTCGTGCTGCTCTGCGGCCCTTCCGGCTCCGGCAAGTCCCTGCTCGCGGCCCGCTCCGGCCTGCCTGTGCTGCGGCTCGACGACTTCTACAAGGAGGGCGACGACCCGACGCTGCCGTCGGTCGCCGGCAGCTCCGACATCGACTGGGACCACCCCGACTCGTGGGACGCGGCCGCCGCCGTCGCCGCGATCGTGGACCTGTGCGGCACCGGGCGCACACATGTGCCCGTCTACGACCTCTCGCTCAGCGCGCGCACCGGCGAGGAGGCGGTCGAGATCGGGCGCACCCCGCTGTTCATCGCCGAGGGCATCTTCGCCGCCGAGATCGTCGTCCGCTGCCGGGAGCTGGGCGTCCTGGCCGACGCGCTGTGTCTGAGCCGCGGTCCGGTGAAGACCTTCCGCCGCCGCTTCCTGCGCGATCTGAGGGAGGGCCGCAAGTCGGTTCCCTTCCTCCTGCGGCGCGGCTGGCGTCTGATGCGCGCCGAACGCTCCATCGTGGCCCGGCAGACCGGGCTCGGCGCTTACGCCTGCGACCGTGACGAGGCGATGGGCCGCCTGGCCGCCGCCGCGGCGGGCCGCCGCGCCGCCGGCACGCGAACCGCCGTCTAG
- a CDS encoding VanZ family protein → MQRQGSIGGSAAYRIRATGILFLAAHLVFVAWVSLRPLDVPWVMPANLHPFDGIRADLRLGWPEAASRIGAGLALFAPLGVLLPLVHGRLRVSPLASLVRTVTAGALLSLAVELLQTGVPGQVADVDSLLLNTAGVALAHVAVVPAVRGWLRRREEPGGRAGVRQGEPAQGRTPRIPRVGIAP, encoded by the coding sequence GTGCAGCGTCAAGGCTCCATCGGCGGCAGCGCCGCGTACCGCATCCGCGCGACCGGGATTCTCTTCCTGGCCGCCCACCTCGTGTTCGTCGCCTGGGTCTCGCTGCGCCCACTGGACGTTCCCTGGGTGATGCCGGCCAATCTGCATCCGTTCGACGGGATCCGCGCCGATCTGAGGCTGGGCTGGCCCGAGGCGGCGTCGCGGATCGGCGCCGGACTCGCGCTGTTCGCCCCGTTGGGCGTCCTGCTCCCGCTGGTGCACGGCAGGCTGCGCGTGTCGCCGCTCGCCTCCCTGGTCCGTACGGTCACGGCGGGCGCGCTGCTGTCCCTGGCCGTCGAGTTGCTGCAGACGGGGGTGCCCGGTCAGGTCGCGGACGTCGACTCGCTGCTGCTGAACACGGCGGGCGTGGCCCTGGCGCACGTCGCGGTGGTGCCGGCGGTCCGCGGGTGGCTGCGTCGCCGGGAGGAGCCCGGGGGGCGTGCCGGGGTCCGGCAGGGGGAGCCGGCTCAGGGTCGCACCCCGAGGATTCCCAGGGTCGGTATCGCCCCGTAG
- a CDS encoding sensor histidine kinase, translated as MTQPQGGLRGWSAARKGRVSRLRLTSLRLRLVVVFGAVALTAAVSASGIAYWLNREAVLTRTQGSVLRDFEQEMQNRAGSLPERPSQDELQHTAGQMATSSQRFNVLLVGADDSGKTVYGNSNGLNGFSLEDVPESLRTAVNKQQDVTGGNKSPYHLYWQRVVDHGTPYLVAGTRVNGGGPTGYMRKSLAPEAKDLNSLAWSLGIATALALVGAALLAQAAATTVLKPVHRLGVAARRLGEGRLDTRLRVSGTDELADLSRTFNRTAEALEKRVDDMAARDEASRRFVADMSHELRTPLTAITTVAEVLEEELDAESGSIDPMIEPAVRLVVSETRRLNNLVENLMEVTRFDAGTARLVLDDVDVADQITACIDARAWLDAVDLAAERGIHARLDPRRLDVILANLIGNALKHGGSPVRVSVSAQDDSVVIAVRDHGPGIPEEVLPHVFDRFYKASASRPRSEGSGLGLSIALENAHIHGGEITAANSPEGGAVFTLRLPRGVAEPADRDGADGGEQGVTTGLDEGDAS; from the coding sequence GTGACACAGCCGCAGGGGGGGCTCCGCGGCTGGTCCGCGGCGCGCAAGGGAAGAGTGTCACGGCTGCGTCTCACCAGCCTGCGTCTGCGGCTGGTGGTGGTCTTCGGCGCGGTGGCGCTGACGGCCGCCGTGTCCGCGTCCGGCATCGCGTACTGGCTGAACCGCGAGGCCGTGCTGACCCGCACGCAGGGTTCGGTGCTGCGGGACTTCGAGCAGGAGATGCAGAACCGGGCGGGTTCGCTGCCGGAGCGTCCCTCGCAGGACGAGCTCCAGCACACCGCGGGGCAGATGGCCACCAGCAGCCAGCGGTTCAACGTGCTGCTGGTGGGCGCGGACGACAGCGGCAAGACCGTGTACGGCAACTCCAACGGGCTCAACGGGTTCTCCCTGGAGGACGTCCCCGAGTCGCTGCGCACGGCGGTGAACAAGCAGCAGGACGTGACCGGCGGCAACAAGTCGCCGTACCACCTGTACTGGCAGCGGGTCGTGGACCACGGGACGCCGTACCTGGTGGCCGGGACGCGGGTGAACGGGGGCGGGCCGACCGGCTACATGCGCAAGTCGCTGGCGCCGGAGGCCAAGGACCTCAATTCGCTGGCCTGGTCGCTGGGGATCGCCACCGCCCTCGCGCTGGTCGGGGCCGCGCTGCTCGCGCAGGCCGCCGCCACGACCGTCCTGAAGCCGGTGCACCGGCTGGGCGTCGCGGCGCGCCGGCTCGGCGAGGGACGGCTCGACACCCGGCTGCGGGTCTCCGGGACGGACGAACTCGCCGATCTGTCGCGGACGTTCAACCGGACCGCCGAGGCGCTGGAGAAGCGGGTCGACGACATGGCCGCCCGTGACGAGGCGTCCCGCCGGTTCGTCGCCGACATGTCGCACGAGCTGCGGACGCCGCTGACCGCCATCACCACCGTCGCGGAGGTGCTGGAGGAGGAGCTGGACGCCGAGTCGGGCAGCATCGACCCGATGATCGAGCCCGCGGTGCGGCTGGTGGTCAGCGAGACGCGGCGGCTGAACAACCTGGTGGAGAACCTGATGGAGGTCACCCGCTTCGACGCGGGGACCGCGCGGCTGGTCCTGGACGACGTCGACGTCGCCGACCAGATCACCGCGTGCATCGACGCGCGGGCCTGGCTGGACGCGGTCGACCTGGCCGCGGAGCGCGGCATCCACGCCCGGCTCGACCCGCGCCGGCTGGACGTCATCCTCGCCAACCTCATCGGCAACGCGCTCAAGCACGGCGGTTCGCCGGTGCGGGTGTCGGTGTCGGCGCAGGACGACTCGGTGGTCATCGCCGTGCGCGACCACGGGCCGGGCATCCCGGAGGAGGTGCTGCCGCACGTCTTCGACCGGTTCTACAAGGCGAGCGCCTCCCGGCCGCGTTCCGAGGGCAGCGGGCTGGGCCTGTCCATCGCGCTGGAGAACGCCCACATCCACGGCGGTGAGATCACCGCCGCCAACTCCCCGGAGGGCGGCGCGGTGTTCACGCTGCGGCTGCCGCGGGGCGTCGCCGAGCCGGCGGACCGGGACGGCGCGGACGGCGGCGAGCAGGGCGTGACGACCGGGCTGGACGAGGGGGACGCATCGTGA
- a CDS encoding adenosine deaminase, whose translation MTSQSIQTGITPSPDQIRRAPKVLLHDHLDGGLRPGTIVDLARETGYSRLPETDPDKLGLWFREAADSGSLERYLETFTHTVGVMQTREALVRVARECAEDLAEDGVVYAEVRYAPEQHLDGGLTLEQVVEAVNEGFREGERAARGHGHRIRVGALLTAMRHAARALEIAELANCHRDLGVVGFDIAGAEAGYPPTRHLDAFEYLKRENNHFTIHAGEAFGLPSIWQALQWCGADRLGHGVRIIDDIEVADDGSVKLGRLASYVRDKRVPLEMCPSSNLQTGAAASYAEHPIGLLRRLHFRTTVNTDNRLMSGTSMSREFEHLVDAFGYTLDDLAWFSVNAMKSAFIPFDERLAMISDVIKPGYAELKSEWLFQQTVSTSGSVATES comes from the coding sequence ATGACGAGCCAGAGCATCCAGACGGGCATCACCCCGAGCCCGGATCAGATCCGGCGGGCGCCCAAGGTTCTGCTGCACGACCACCTCGACGGCGGGCTGCGCCCCGGCACGATCGTCGATCTCGCCCGGGAGACCGGGTACTCCCGCCTCCCCGAGACGGACCCCGACAAGCTCGGCCTCTGGTTCCGGGAGGCCGCCGACTCCGGCTCCCTGGAGCGGTACCTGGAGACGTTCACGCACACCGTCGGCGTGATGCAGACCCGGGAGGCCCTGGTGCGGGTCGCCCGCGAGTGCGCCGAGGACCTCGCCGAGGACGGCGTCGTCTACGCCGAGGTGCGGTACGCGCCCGAGCAGCACCTCGACGGCGGACTGACCCTCGAGCAGGTCGTCGAGGCCGTCAACGAGGGCTTCCGGGAAGGGGAACGGGCGGCCCGCGGACACGGCCACCGGATCCGCGTCGGCGCCCTGCTGACCGCCATGCGGCACGCGGCCCGCGCCCTGGAGATCGCCGAACTCGCCAACTGCCACCGGGACCTGGGCGTCGTCGGCTTCGACATCGCGGGCGCCGAGGCCGGCTACCCGCCCACCCGGCACCTCGACGCCTTCGAGTACCTCAAGCGCGAGAACAACCACTTCACCATCCACGCCGGCGAGGCCTTCGGGCTGCCGTCCATCTGGCAGGCGCTGCAGTGGTGCGGCGCCGACCGGCTCGGGCACGGCGTGCGGATCATCGACGACATCGAGGTCGCGGACGACGGCTCGGTGAAGCTCGGGCGGCTCGCCTCCTACGTCCGCGACAAGCGCGTCCCGCTGGAGATGTGCCCCAGCTCCAACCTGCAGACCGGAGCGGCCGCCTCCTACGCCGAGCACCCCATCGGTCTGCTGCGCCGGCTCCACTTCCGGACCACCGTCAATACGGACAACCGTCTCATGTCCGGCACCAGTATGAGCCGGGAATTCGAGCACCTGGTCGACGCATTCGGTTACACGCTCGACGATCTCGCCTGGTTCTCGGTCAATGCTATGAAGTCAGCATTCATTCCTTTCGATGAACGACTCGCCATGATCAGTGACGTGATCAAGCCCGGATATGCCGAGCTGAAATCCGAATGGCTGTTCCAGCAGACCGTCTCCACCAGCGGTTCTGTGGCGACAGAAAGCTGA
- a CDS encoding prolyl oligopeptidase family serine peptidase, whose amino-acid sequence MAQELTPVRTARLGRALGPEPTAVSGAVLLLPGGEEVSGRRPSALWAAASVRGLGRRLARAGAGEGLAVHAVHYRYRGWNGDEARLAADAAWAADEIVRRYGDVPVCLAGVDMGARAALHAAGHEAVNSVLAMGPWLPEEDMAAPPEPVRQLVGRRVLLVHGTKDERCDPELSFRLAARAKKANRDVCRFEVHSDGHGLHQYRAEVLALAEDFVMGALFGRALSRPVEDALAAPPPLGLRMPLAAGFGKSLRRR is encoded by the coding sequence ATGGCACAGGAACTGACGCCGGTTCGGACGGCCCGGCTGGGGAGGGCGCTCGGCCCGGAGCCGACGGCGGTGAGCGGAGCGGTGCTGCTGCTCCCGGGCGGCGAGGAGGTCTCCGGCCGCAGACCGTCCGCCCTGTGGGCGGCCGCCTCCGTCCGGGGCCTCGGGCGCCGGCTCGCCCGCGCGGGAGCCGGGGAAGGCCTGGCCGTGCACGCCGTGCACTACCGCTACCGCGGCTGGAACGGCGACGAGGCGCGTCTCGCGGCCGACGCGGCCTGGGCCGCCGACGAGATCGTGCGGCGGTACGGGGACGTCCCGGTGTGCCTGGCCGGCGTCGACATGGGCGCGCGGGCGGCGCTGCACGCGGCCGGCCACGAAGCCGTCAACTCCGTTCTGGCGATGGGTCCGTGGCTGCCGGAGGAGGACATGGCGGCCCCGCCCGAGCCGGTCAGGCAGCTCGTGGGACGACGGGTGCTCCTCGTACACGGCACCAAGGACGAGCGCTGCGACCCCGAGCTGTCGTTCCGGCTCGCCGCGCGCGCCAAGAAGGCGAACCGGGACGTGTGCCGGTTCGAAGTGCACTCCGACGGCCACGGGTTGCATCAGTACCGCGCCGAAGTCCTCGCCCTCGCCGAGGACTTCGTCATGGGCGCGCTGTTCGGCCGGGCGCTCTCCCGCCCGGTGGAGGACGCGCTCGCGGCGCCGCCCCCGCTGGGCCTGCGCATGCCGCTGGCAGCCGGTTTCGGGAAGTCGTTACGGCGACGGTAG
- a CDS encoding aldehyde dehydrogenase family protein, with translation MSDKSEKTEQPRLSVFKTYKLYVGGKFPRSESGRVYEVTDAQGRWLANAPQSSRKDARDAVVAARKAFGGWAGATAYNRGQILYRVAEMLEGRRGQFAREVADAEGLSKSRAAAAVDATIDRWVWYAGWTDKIAQVVGGGNPVAGPYFNLSSPEPTGVVTVLAPQDSSFLGLVSVVAPVIATGNTAVVIASERSPLPALSLGEVLATSDLPGGVVNVLSGRTAEIAAPLASHQDVNAIDLAGADEALAKELEIAAADNLKRVLRPQAVDDWAATPGIDRMTAFLETKTVWHPTGSLGASGSSY, from the coding sequence ATGTCTGACAAGTCCGAGAAGACCGAGCAGCCGCGTCTGAGCGTCTTCAAGACCTACAAGCTGTACGTCGGCGGGAAGTTCCCGCGTTCGGAGAGCGGCCGGGTGTACGAGGTGACCGACGCACAGGGCAGGTGGCTGGCCAACGCGCCGCAGTCGTCCCGCAAGGACGCGCGTGACGCGGTGGTCGCCGCGCGCAAGGCGTTCGGCGGCTGGGCCGGGGCCACGGCGTACAACCGGGGCCAGATCCTCTACCGCGTCGCGGAGATGCTGGAGGGTCGCCGGGGGCAGTTCGCCCGTGAGGTCGCCGACGCCGAGGGCCTGTCCAAGTCCAGGGCGGCCGCGGCGGTGGACGCGACGATCGACCGCTGGGTCTGGTACGCGGGCTGGACCGACAAGATCGCCCAGGTGGTGGGCGGCGGGAACCCGGTCGCGGGCCCGTACTTCAACCTCTCCTCGCCGGAGCCGACGGGTGTCGTGACCGTCCTCGCGCCGCAGGACTCGTCCTTCCTGGGCCTGGTCTCGGTCGTCGCCCCGGTGATCGCCACCGGCAACACGGCCGTCGTGATCGCGAGCGAGCGCTCGCCCCTGCCGGCACTGTCGCTCGGCGAGGTGCTGGCCACCTCCGACCTGCCCGGCGGCGTCGTCAACGTCCTCTCCGGCCGCACTGCGGAGATCGCGGCGCCCCTGGCGTCCCATCAGGACGTCAACGCGATCGACCTCGCGGGCGCCGACGAGGCGCTGGCGAAGGAGCTGGAGATCGCCGCGGCCGACAACCTCAAGCGCGTCCTTCGTCCACAGGCTGTGGACGACTGGGCGGCGACTCCCGGCATCGACCGCATGACGGCCTTCCTGGAGACCAAGACCGTCTGGCACCCCACGGGCTCCCTGGGCGCGTCCGGCTCGTCGTACTGA
- a CDS encoding SigE family RNA polymerase sigma factor translates to MNTLHGMSTNAVAVVTRLHDVNRGSEKSGAVTGRGCGRGIGRQHAPLMAVVDTGEQAAHGGAAYGEDSGERRSLTEAEFTAYVQERRASLYATAYHLTGDRFEAEDLLQSALFSTYRAWERISDKAAVGGYLRRTMTNLHISAWRRRKLNEYPTEELPETPGDTDAMRGTELRAVLWQALARLPELQRTMLVLRYYEGRTDPEIAEILDISVGTVKSSIWRSLRRLREDEVLSFGRDEEDAFGELVA, encoded by the coding sequence ATGAACACGCTGCACGGTATGAGCACCAACGCAGTCGCGGTCGTCACGCGTCTGCACGACGTGAACCGGGGTTCCGAGAAGTCCGGTGCTGTGACCGGGCGGGGGTGCGGTCGCGGCATCGGGCGTCAGCACGCCCCCCTCATGGCGGTCGTCGACACGGGGGAGCAGGCGGCTCACGGGGGAGCCGCGTACGGGGAGGACTCGGGGGAGCGTCGCTCCCTGACGGAGGCGGAGTTCACCGCCTACGTCCAGGAGCGCCGCGCCTCCCTGTACGCCACCGCGTACCACCTCACCGGCGACCGATTCGAGGCCGAGGACCTGCTGCAGAGCGCCCTGTTCTCGACGTACCGGGCATGGGAGCGGATCAGCGACAAGGCCGCGGTCGGCGGATACCTCCGCCGGACGATGACCAACCTGCACATCAGCGCGTGGCGCCGCCGCAAGCTGAACGAGTACCCGACCGAGGAACTGCCGGAGACGCCCGGCGACACGGACGCGATGCGCGGCACCGAACTGCGCGCCGTCCTGTGGCAGGCGCTGGCCCGGCTGCCCGAACTCCAGCGGACGATGCTGGTCCTGCGCTACTACGAGGGCCGCACCGACCCGGAGATCGCGGAGATCCTCGACATCAGTGTCGGCACGGTGAAGTCGAGCATCTGGCGGTCGCTCCGCCGGCTGCGCGAGGACGAGGTCCTCAGCTTCGGCCGTGACGAGGAGGACGCCTTCGGGGAGCTTGTCGCCTGA
- the afsQ1 gene encoding two-component system response regulator AfsQ1 produces the protein MPSLLLIEDDDAIRTALELSLTRQGHRVATAASGEDGLKLLREQRPDLIVLDVMLPGIDGFEVCRRIRRTDQLPIILLTARSDDIDVVVGLESGADDYVVKPVQGRVLDARIRAVLRRGERESNDSATFGSLVIDRAAMTVTKNGEDLQLTPTELRLLLELSRRPGQALSRQQLLRLVWEHDYLGDSRLVDACVQRLRAKVEDVPSSPVLIRTVRGVGYRLDAPQ, from the coding sequence GTGCCTTCCCTGTTGCTGATCGAGGACGACGACGCCATCCGCACGGCCCTGGAGCTCTCACTGACGCGCCAGGGGCACCGTGTGGCGACCGCTGCGAGCGGTGAGGACGGTCTGAAGCTCCTGCGCGAGCAGCGGCCGGATCTGATCGTGCTGGACGTGATGCTGCCCGGCATCGACGGTTTCGAGGTCTGCCGTCGCATCCGGCGCACCGACCAGCTGCCGATCATCCTGCTCACCGCGCGCAGCGACGACATCGACGTGGTGGTCGGGCTGGAGTCCGGCGCCGACGACTACGTCGTGAAACCCGTGCAGGGCCGGGTGCTGGACGCCCGGATCAGGGCGGTGCTGCGGCGCGGGGAGCGCGAGTCGAACGACTCGGCGACCTTCGGCAGCCTCGTCATCGACCGCGCGGCGATGACGGTCACGAAGAACGGCGAGGACCTCCAGCTCACCCCGACCGAGCTGCGGCTGCTGCTCGAACTGAGCCGCCGGCCCGGCCAGGCGCTGTCCCGGCAGCAACTGCTGCGGCTGGTGTGGGAGCACGACTACCTGGGCGACTCGCGGCTGGTGGACGCCTGCGTCCAGCGGCTGCGGGCCAAGGTGGAGGACGTGCCGTCCTCCCCGGTCCTGATCAGAACCGTGCGCGGCGTCGGCTACCGCCTGGACGCCCCTCAGTGA
- a CDS encoding aldehyde dehydrogenase family protein: MASAFTSAFEYAPAPESRSVVDIAPSYGLFIDGEFTEAADGRVFKTVSPSTEEVLSEIAQAGEADVDRAVKAARRAFGAWSALPGAERAKYLFRIARIIQERSRELAVLETLDNGKPIRETRDADLPLVAAHFFYYAGWADKLDHAGFGSSPKPLGVAGQVIPWNFPLLMLAWKIAPALATGNTVVLKPAETTPLSALFFADVCRQAGLPRGVVNILPGYGDTGAALVAHPDVNKVAFTGSTAVGKAIAKTVAGSRKKLTLELGGKGANIVFDDAPIDQAVEGIVNGIFFNQGQVCCAGSRLLVQESIQEELLESLKRRLSTLRLGDPLDKNTDIGAINSEEQLTRITSLVEQGEAEGAERWSPACELPNAGFWFAPTLFTNVTQAHTVARDEIFGPVLSVLTFRTPDEAVAKANNTPYGLSAGVWTEKGSRILAVANKLRAGVVWSNTFNKFDPTSPFGGYKESGFGREGGRHGLEAYLDV; encoded by the coding sequence ATGGCTTCCGCATTCACCTCCGCTTTCGAGTACGCACCGGCGCCCGAGTCCCGCTCGGTCGTCGACATCGCCCCCTCCTACGGCCTGTTCATCGACGGCGAGTTCACCGAGGCGGCCGACGGCAGGGTCTTCAAGACCGTCTCGCCGTCCACCGAGGAGGTCCTCTCCGAGATCGCCCAGGCGGGCGAGGCCGACGTGGACCGTGCCGTGAAGGCCGCCCGCAGGGCCTTCGGCGCCTGGTCCGCGCTCCCCGGCGCCGAGCGGGCGAAGTACCTGTTCCGCATCGCCCGGATCATCCAGGAGCGCAGCCGTGAGCTGGCCGTCCTGGAGACGCTGGACAACGGCAAGCCGATCCGGGAGACGCGCGACGCCGACCTGCCGCTGGTCGCCGCGCACTTCTTCTACTACGCGGGCTGGGCCGACAAGCTCGACCACGCCGGGTTCGGGTCCTCGCCGAAGCCGCTGGGCGTGGCCGGCCAGGTCATCCCCTGGAACTTCCCCCTGCTGATGCTGGCGTGGAAGATCGCCCCGGCGCTCGCCACCGGCAACACGGTCGTCCTGAAGCCGGCCGAGACCACGCCGCTGTCCGCGCTGTTCTTCGCGGACGTCTGCCGTCAGGCCGGTCTGCCCCGGGGCGTCGTCAACATCCTGCCCGGGTACGGCGACACGGGGGCGGCGCTCGTCGCCCACCCCGACGTGAACAAGGTGGCCTTCACCGGTTCCACGGCCGTCGGCAAGGCGATCGCGAAGACGGTCGCGGGCAGCCGCAAGAAGCTCACGCTGGAGCTGGGCGGCAAGGGCGCCAACATCGTCTTCGACGACGCGCCGATCGACCAGGCCGTCGAGGGCATCGTCAACGGCATCTTCTTCAACCAGGGCCAGGTCTGCTGCGCGGGCTCCCGTCTCCTCGTCCAGGAGTCGATCCAGGAGGAGCTCCTGGAGTCCCTCAAGCGCCGGCTGTCGACGCTGCGCCTCGGCGATCCGCTGGACAAGAACACGGACATCGGCGCGATCAACTCCGAGGAGCAGCTGACCCGCATCACCTCGCTCGTCGAGCAGGGCGAGGCGGAGGGCGCGGAGCGCTGGTCCCCGGCCTGTGAGCTGCCGAACGCCGGCTTCTGGTTCGCGCCGACGCTCTTCACGAACGTCACCCAGGCCCACACCGTGGCCCGGGACGAGATCTTCGGCCCGGTCCTGTCGGTCCTCACCTTCCGCACCCCGGACGAGGCCGTCGCCAAGGCCAACAACACGCCGTACGGCCTGTCGGCGGGCGTCTGGACGGAGAAGGGCTCCCGCATCCTCGCGGTGGCGAACAAGCTCCGGGCCGGCGTCGTCTGGTCCAACACGTTCAATAAGTTCGACCCGACCTCGCCGTTCGGCGGGTACAAGGAGTCGGGCTTCGGCCGCGAGGGCGGCCGCCACGGCCTGGAGGCGTACCTCGATGTCTGA
- a CDS encoding LysR family transcriptional regulator, translating into MVHQQRSRTRLSPSGDTEDTADMVRLLAPRLAYFAGVARTEHVTRAAQEMDVPQSTLSRAMVRLEQDLGVDLFARRGRTVSLTPAGRTFLTSVERALAEIERAADEVRADADPTAGKVAFGFLHTMGAETVPGLLHAFRADHPRVRFSLVQNYGEAMLEGLRAGELDLCLTSPVPDAPDLVARRLDEQKLRLVVPADHRLAARRRVRLAEAADEAFVTLEPGYGLRRITDDLCTEAGFRPRVAFEGEEAETLRGLVAAGLGVALLPPPAVARPGVVELTVTAPRAAREIGVAWLEGRPDTPPVAAFKKFLLSRRGNLLPS; encoded by the coding sequence ATGGTGCATCAGCAGAGGTCACGGACTCGCCTGTCACCGTCCGGTGACACAGAAGACACCGCCGACATGGTGAGGCTGCTCGCCCCCCGGCTCGCCTACTTCGCCGGCGTCGCCCGCACCGAGCACGTCACGCGCGCCGCCCAGGAGATGGACGTCCCCCAGTCGACGCTGTCCCGGGCGATGGTCCGGCTGGAGCAGGACCTCGGCGTCGACCTGTTCGCCCGCCGCGGCCGCACGGTCTCCCTCACCCCGGCCGGCCGCACCTTCCTCACCTCGGTGGAGCGCGCCCTGGCGGAGATCGAGCGGGCGGCCGACGAGGTCCGCGCCGACGCCGATCCGACGGCCGGCAAGGTCGCGTTCGGCTTTCTGCACACCATGGGCGCGGAGACCGTGCCCGGGCTCCTGCACGCCTTCCGCGCCGACCACCCGCGGGTGCGCTTCAGCCTCGTGCAGAACTACGGCGAGGCGATGCTCGAAGGGCTGCGGGCCGGCGAGCTGGACCTCTGTCTGACCTCCCCGGTCCCCGACGCCCCGGACCTGGTCGCCCGCAGGCTCGACGAGCAGAAACTGCGTCTGGTCGTCCCGGCCGACCACCGCCTCGCCGCCCGCAGAAGGGTCCGCCTCGCGGAGGCCGCAGACGAGGCCTTCGTCACGCTGGAACCCGGCTACGGCCTGCGCCGCATCACCGACGACCTCTGCACGGAGGCGGGCTTCAGGCCGCGGGTCGCCTTCGAGGGGGAGGAGGCGGAGACGCTGCGCGGGCTGGTGGCGGCGGGTCTGGGAGTCGCCCTGCTGCCACCGCCGGCCGTGGCCCGCCCCGGCGTGGTGGAACTGACGGTCACGGCCCCGCGGGCGGCCCGTGAGATCGGCGTGGCCTGGCTCGAAGGCCGTCCGGACACCCCGCCGGTGGCCGCCTTCAAGAAGTTCCTGCTCTCGAGACGAGGCAACCTGCTCCCGTCCTAG
- a CDS encoding PspC domain-containing protein, giving the protein MSSLARPTHGRMIGGVCAALARRFGTSATTMRVIFVLSCLLPGPQFLLYIALWILLPSEDKAARTAW; this is encoded by the coding sequence ATGTCCAGCCTCGCCCGCCCCACCCATGGCCGCATGATCGGCGGAGTGTGCGCCGCGCTGGCCCGCCGCTTCGGCACCTCCGCGACCACGATGCGCGTGATCTTCGTACTCTCCTGCCTGCTGCCCGGGCCTCAGTTCCTGCTCTACATAGCCCTCTGGATTCTCCTGCCGTCGGAGGACAAGGCGGCGCGCACCGCCTGGTGA